ATGAGCGTGGTGCCGTCGCCGAGCTGGAGCGGCACGCCGACCACGTCGCGCTCGGGGCCGTGCATCGGGATCTCGGGCGCCCGGAACGTCGCGCGCCCCATCTCGACGGTGACGAAGTTGACGCGGCCGTCCGCGACGTGGCACCGGCACTCGACCACGCCGCCCTTCGTGTCCACCGTGAACGTCGGCCGCTTCGCGTGGCCGTGGTCCCAGAGGTACTTGGCGAAGATGCGGAGGCCGTTGCCCGACTTCTCGGCCTCGCTCCCGTCGGGGTTGAAGATGCGCAGGCCGAAGTCGGCGCGCGCCGTCGGCACCAGCAGGAGGATCCCGTCGGAGCCCACGCCGCGGTTCCTGTCGCAGATCTTCTGGATCGCGCGGACGGAGAGCGGCGCGCGCAGGTCGGCCTCGTTCAGGACGACGTAGTCGTTGCCGAGGCCGTGGCCCTTGGTGAACGGGATCATGGCCGGTGGAGCTCCACGCGACGGCCCGTCGCCGCCGAGAGGTACCCCGCGTAGATCACCTCGACCACCTCGCGCGCGAGCAGCGCCCCCGAGAGGGGCTCGCGCCGCTCGCGGATCGCGTCCACGAAATCCGCGAGCTCCTGCGGGTAGCCGCGCATCCAGTCCTCCT
This portion of the Candidatus Methylomirabilota bacterium genome encodes:
- the dapF gene encoding diaminopimelate epimerase translates to MIPFTKGHGLGNDYVVLNEADLRAPLSVRAIQKICDRNRGVGSDGILLLVPTARADFGLRIFNPDGSEAEKSGNGLRIFAKYLWDHGHAKRPTFTVDTKGGVVECRCHVADGRVNFVTVEMGRATFRAPEIPMHGPERDVVGVPLQLGDGTTLMVTAVSIGNPHCVTFVERLDDADCRRLGPLLENHPAFPNRTNVQFARVRARDALDILIWERGAGYTLASGSSSCGAAAAAVRNGLCDHGRVRVRMPGGELVIEVRPDWSLRLEGPVEEVFTGTLSAEFAASL